Below is a window of Candidatus Zixiibacteriota bacterium DNA.
TGATAATATTCAGCCAATTTGCGCTTACCCTCCGGTTAAGGTAGATTCTAAATATAAAATTTCATCTGCAATGTCGTTCCTTTATTAACTTCGCTATTTATGATCAATTCGTCGCTGTTTCTTTTTATGTTGGGCAGTCCCATACCGGAGCCGAAGCCCATAGCCCGCATCTCTTCGGTCGCGGTGGTGTACCCTTCCTGCATGGCCAGTGAGACATCGGGAATACCTTTCCCTTCGTCGGCAATGATCACCTCGATCACTTTCGGAGTCACCAGAAGACTGACTTTGGCTCTCCGGGCATGCATAACCACATTCATTTCCCCCTCATAGGTCGAAATAGCCACACGGCGGACCAGTTTGTGATCGAGACCGATTTTTTTGAGGATCGATTTCACCTCGGTCGAGACCATCCCGGCGTTGGCAAAATTGCTCCCTTCGATTATCAACTCCTGGCTGAGCAGCATCTCTTCGGCTTTATGGGCCGGAAGGCTGATCTGCAGAGCCGGGGAATTACCTCTGGTCATGGCATCAATCCTAACACAGGCGTCGTACATATCCAGGTCGGTGGAAAGAAGGATCAGATGGTTTTCTCGGGCAAATTTGGCCGAGCCG
It encodes the following:
- a CDS encoding ATP-binding protein — protein: MNKLTTVEIRSIKDALEAAIIESDDRLDASVEHIYASDLMSDVLAFGRPNSILLTGLATLQAVISAHMAEFKGVVFIRGKKPKDGSAKFARENHLILLSTDLDMYDACVRIDAMTRGNSPALQISLPAHKAEEMLLSQELIIEGSNFANAGMVSTEVKSILKKIGLDHKLVRRVAISTYEGEMNVVMHARRAKVSLLVTPKVIEVIIADEGKGIPDVSLAMQEGYTTATEEMRAMGFGSGMGLPNIKRNSDELIINSEVNKGTTLQMKFYI